In the genome of Segatella copri, one region contains:
- a CDS encoding acyltransferase family protein encodes MTRQRKHWIDLLRGICMLAILLDHTEIYYTGINIIDYNAYVVNALTIFFMLSGYLMYKENGFDIRKKMKSIAQTLLLPYFIFSALISLPKDLVHGNEINIMNICEQIILGQASWFIAALCLSETIFAVTIWIARGKDLALFCVGIMGFGFSIYLSQGQQPYPWQLDNSMQALLFLLIGYTYHKHEKEVYIINRITYIPICTILLICIKIYENMNNVNMLIWPISINNYPIFLLDILLCSVLMVQIFKRLPPCKWLEWTGSHSLVYYFLCGGVPLIISRIFEKIGLSYHGNYLYVIAAFITVYIITTILTWFIYRYLPFTIGKKYENSSYS; translated from the coding sequence ATGACTCGACAAAGAAAACATTGGATAGACTTACTGCGAGGCATTTGCATGCTTGCAATCCTCCTCGACCATACAGAGATTTACTACACAGGCATTAATATCATTGATTACAATGCCTATGTAGTAAACGCTCTCACCATTTTCTTTATGCTTTCAGGCTATCTAATGTATAAGGAAAATGGTTTTGATATCAGAAAAAAGATGAAATCTATCGCCCAAACGTTATTGCTCCCCTATTTCATCTTTTCTGCCCTCATCTCGCTTCCCAAGGACCTTGTACATGGCAACGAAATCAACATCATGAATATCTGCGAGCAAATCATTCTTGGGCAGGCTTCCTGGTTCATAGCAGCCCTTTGCCTATCCGAAACTATCTTTGCCGTAACAATCTGGATAGCTAGAGGAAAAGACCTGGCTTTGTTCTGCGTCGGCATCATGGGATTTGGCTTTTCCATCTACTTATCCCAAGGGCAACAACCTTATCCTTGGCAACTAGACAACAGCATGCAAGCTTTGCTATTTCTCTTGATAGGATACACTTACCACAAACATGAAAAAGAAGTTTATATCATCAATCGCATAACATACATACCGATATGTACCATTCTTCTTATCTGCATCAAAATATATGAAAACATGAACAATGTCAATATGCTGATATGGCCGATATCCATCAACAACTATCCGATATTCTTACTGGATATACTCTTATGCAGTGTGCTGATGGTACAAATATTTAAAAGACTTCCACCTTGCAAATGGCTGGAATGGACAGGTTCGCATTCCCTGGTTTACTATTTTCTATGTGGAGGCGTGCCACTCATTATAAGCAGAATATTCGAAAAGATAGGACTAAGCTATCATGGCAACTATCTATACGTAATAGCAGCATTCATCACCGTATATATAATAACAACCATCCTAACATGGTTCATTTACAGATATTTACCTTTTACAATAGGAAAGAAATATGAAAATAGCTCCTATAGTTAA